A single Lactuca sativa cultivar Salinas chromosome 8, Lsat_Salinas_v11, whole genome shotgun sequence DNA region contains:
- the LOC111920134 gene encoding probable glutathione S-transferase yields the protein MADAVKLYGTVLSAYVSRAKIALNIKGIKYENLEEDLSNKSADLLKYNPVFKKVPVLLHNGKPISESLVIVEYIDDVWKGVPILPQDPYERAIARFLAKFIDEKCIPVIKAVGSNGDEKAIAEACEQLQILENQLKIKGTKFFGGDSIGLVDIAADFIAYWHAIREEAAGIKFFTEDKFPKLTKWADDFVNSEAVKNTLPPREQMLAFYLKFFGKANGM from the exons ATGGCGGATGCAGTGAAGTTGTATGGCACTGTCTTAAGTGCATACGTTTCCAGAGCGAAAATCGCTTTGAATATCAAGGGAATCAAGTACGAAAATCTTGAAGAAGATCTCAGCAACAAAAGTGCCGACCTTTTGAAGTACAATCCCGTTTTTAAGAAAGTACCGGTGTTGCTACATAATGGAAAACCGATCTCGGAGTCTCTTGTGATCGTTGAGTACATCGACGATGTCTGGAAAGGAGTGCCGATTTTGCCTCAGGATCCTTATGAGAGGGCTATTGCTCGATTTTTGGCAAAATTCATTGATGAAAAG TGTATCCCTGTGATTAAGGCTGTTGGCAGCAATGGGGATGAGAAGGCTATCGCAGAAGCTTGTGAGCAACTTCAAATACTAGAAAACCAACTCAAAATCAAAGGCACCAAATTCTTTGGAGGCGACAGCATTGGTCTGGTTGATATTGCAGCTGATTTCATAGCTTATTGGCATGCAATAAGGGAAGAAGCAGCTGGAATAAAGTTCTTCACTGAAGACAAGTTTCCAAAACTGACCAAATGGGCTGATGATTTCGTTAACAGTGAAGCTGTGAAGAATACCTTGCCACCACGTGAACAGATGCTTGCATTTTACTTGAAGTTTTTCGGAAAGGCTAATGGTATGTGA